TGCGCTACCTAGGCCAGACTCGTTCGAGAACACGCCACGAGCGATACCTGACTGGATAGCAAGCATGATGCTCGCACCAAAGAAACCACCGGTTGCTGCTGTATTAGTAAACGCAGAGGTAACAACAAGGGTAATGGCATTCAGTAGTTGGTCTGCATTTGAAATAAGAACGCTTAAACACGCGACGACGTACATCACCGCCATCGTAGGAACGACTTTCCCTGCTACTTTAGCGATAGATTGAATACCACCAAGGGTTACAACTGCCACCAATATCGTAAGAACGACAGCAGACATCTCACGAGAAGCACCGAATGAAATTTGAGTTGCGTCTAAGATAGCGTTGACTTGTGGGAAGGTACCAATACCGAAGCAGGCAACACCTAACGCGAAGACAGCGAACATTACCGCTAAGATTCTTGAGCCAACACCGTATTGCAGGTAGTACATTGGGCCGCCAACCATTTCGCCATTGCTATCGGTTCTACGGTATTTAACAGCAAGTAGACATTCTGCGTATTTGGTCGCCATACCAAATACAGCGGCAAGCCACATCCAGAATAGGGCGCCAGGACCACCGATCTTGATTGCGGTCGCTACGCCTACAATATTGCCTGTACCAATCGTTGCGGAAAGCGCTGTACACAAAGCGGCGAAGCTTGATACGTCACCCGTACCGGATTTGTCTTTGCTGAACACCATT
Above is a window of Vibrio atlanticus DNA encoding:
- a CDS encoding alanine/glycine:cation symporter family protein, coding for MNHLQATLQTINQFVWGPPLLILLVGTGIYFTFRLGLLQFRHLPTALKMVFSKDKSGTGDVSSFAALCTALSATIGTGNIVGVATAIKIGGPGALFWMWLAAVFGMATKYAECLLAVKYRRTDSNGEMVGGPMYYLQYGVGSRILAVMFAVFALGVACFGIGTFPQVNAILDATQISFGASREMSAVVLTILVAVVTLGGIQSIAKVAGKVVPTMAVMYVVACLSVLISNADQLLNAITLVVTSAFTNTAATGGFFGASIMLAIQSGIARGVFSNESGLGSAPMAAAAAKTDSCVKQGLVSMTGTFFDTIIICTMTGLALILTGAWQTDLSGAAMTTHAFAVGLNADTLGPMLVSVGLIFFAFTTILGWNYYGERCVVFLLGTKAVLPYKIIFIALVASGAFLKLDMIWIMADIVNGLMAIPNLIGLILLRHVVIEETKLFFKPLTSSKDCEAVKA